A genomic region of Leptolyngbya sp. NIES-2104 contains the following coding sequences:
- a CDS encoding hybrid sensor histidine kinase/response regulator, with product MKQDRELEIRRQFLDEAQEYLDTLDATILGVSNHPIEASKANAALRAAHSIKGGAGMMGFQVLSELAHRLEDSWKVLKIDKSVTVTPRLENLLLAAVGCLRQVVEFDRDSLQRHQASCVDANWLSVEAYPVFDALHSELGDPQEENAASVLSPEDGQDIVPLLFETEVEGCLQRLEAVLATPEQPCLREEVSILAQELGGLGEMLQLTNFIQLCQSVSHQIEDESADTIELAESALKFWRTAQMFAIAGQYDQIPMSIDGSVPELTDFAETPSVLEPSMGDWFTEALDSIDEEGYTDFQPIPAPARSAPPEAQVTDFKVLEAEPDPVPVAENDDATVRVPVRQLNQLNDLFGELTIDRNGLDLYLKRMRTLSRTLHERVQVLDQVNSKLRTAYDRVTLVGQRALTDGSNRRAGFDALELDRYGDLHLLSQQVMETIVQLQEVTEDIDLSLDDTDQAARNLNKTAKQMQSGLSQLRMRPISDILNRFPRALREWSLQYGKQIRFDMGGSGTLIDRNILETLSDPLMHLLRNAFDHGIESPNVRESRGKSPEGIIEIRAANEGNRTVITVRDDGEGIPIDKIRDRAEQMGLDPVLLDAARDEELLSLIFEPGFSTSSQVTALSGRGVGMDVVRSNLKQIRGEISVHTEAGVGTTFTLSVPFTLSTVKVLLVESAGILLAFPTDVVSELFLLQPHQVIQTPGSEVLNWQDHMVQLVRLQKWLRFNCPRIPHGFETPPTIASQSVIILDQNPQWFGIHIDRCWGEQEATIRKVEGNLSLPTGFSGCTILGDGRVVPLVNVAELLRWITSCERSEAQPSTENAFRDQLRANLTQRPELPGSSTPTVLVVDDSINVRRFLALTLERSGYRVEQAKDGQDAIERLEAGLSVQAVICDIEMPRLDGYGFLAKLRSDGQLSQLPVMMLTSRSGEKHRKLAENLGASAYFSKPYNEQVLLRTLESMVQSTVTV from the coding sequence ATGAAGCAAGATAGAGAACTTGAAATTCGCCGTCAGTTTCTCGACGAGGCGCAAGAATATCTCGATACGCTCGATGCCACGATTTTAGGTGTGTCGAATCATCCGATCGAAGCATCAAAAGCAAATGCGGCACTCAGAGCAGCGCACTCGATTAAAGGGGGTGCGGGCATGATGGGGTTTCAAGTTCTCAGTGAGCTTGCCCATCGGCTCGAAGACTCCTGGAAAGTGCTGAAGATCGATAAATCGGTCACGGTCACGCCGCGATTAGAGAATTTGCTATTAGCGGCGGTGGGCTGTTTGCGGCAGGTGGTGGAGTTCGATCGCGATTCACTCCAGCGTCATCAGGCTTCTTGTGTTGACGCGAACTGGCTTTCGGTCGAAGCGTATCCGGTGTTTGATGCGCTGCATTCGGAGCTAGGCGATCCACAGGAAGAAAATGCTGCCTCGGTGCTTTCTCCGGAGGACGGTCAGGACATTGTACCGCTGTTGTTTGAAACTGAAGTTGAAGGCTGTTTACAGCGATTGGAAGCCGTGTTAGCAACCCCAGAGCAGCCTTGTTTGCGTGAGGAAGTTTCGATTCTGGCGCAAGAGTTAGGCGGATTGGGTGAAATGCTGCAACTGACGAACTTCATTCAGCTTTGTCAGTCGGTTTCACACCAAATAGAAGATGAGAGTGCAGATACGATCGAACTTGCCGAAAGTGCTCTCAAATTCTGGCGCACTGCTCAAATGTTTGCGATCGCAGGTCAGTACGATCAGATTCCGATGTCGATCGATGGCTCAGTTCCAGAGCTAACTGATTTTGCCGAAACGCCTTCTGTCCTTGAACCGAGTATGGGAGATTGGTTTACCGAAGCGCTCGATAGTATCGACGAAGAAGGCTACACCGATTTTCAACCGATTCCGGCTCCGGCTCGATCGGCTCCACCGGAAGCGCAAGTCACCGATTTCAAAGTACTTGAAGCGGAACCCGACCCTGTTCCCGTTGCAGAAAATGATGATGCGACGGTTCGCGTTCCAGTGCGGCAGTTGAATCAACTGAATGATTTGTTTGGGGAATTAACCATCGATCGCAATGGGTTAGATCTGTATCTCAAACGGATGAGAACATTATCGAGAACCTTACACGAACGGGTGCAAGTTCTCGACCAAGTGAACTCTAAGTTACGGACGGCATACGATCGCGTCACCCTAGTTGGACAAAGAGCGCTAACCGATGGATCAAATCGTCGAGCGGGCTTTGATGCGTTGGAACTCGATCGATATGGCGACCTGCACTTGCTTTCTCAGCAGGTGATGGAAACGATCGTGCAGCTTCAAGAAGTCACCGAAGACATTGATCTGAGCTTGGATGACACCGATCAAGCTGCTCGGAACTTGAACAAGACCGCGAAACAAATGCAAAGTGGTTTATCGCAGTTGAGAATGCGCCCGATCTCGGACATTCTCAACCGCTTTCCACGAGCATTACGCGAATGGTCATTACAGTACGGCAAGCAGATTCGCTTTGATATGGGCGGGTCAGGGACATTGATCGATCGTAATATTCTCGAAACCCTAAGCGATCCTTTGATGCACCTGTTACGTAATGCGTTTGATCACGGGATCGAATCTCCGAATGTGCGGGAATCACGCGGCAAATCCCCGGAAGGGATCATCGAAATTCGAGCCGCAAACGAGGGCAATCGCACCGTGATTACGGTGCGAGATGATGGCGAGGGAATTCCGATCGACAAAATTCGCGATCGGGCTGAACAAATGGGACTTGATCCGGTTCTGCTTGATGCTGCTCGCGACGAGGAACTGTTATCGCTGATTTTTGAGCCTGGATTTAGTACGAGCAGTCAAGTGACGGCTTTATCCGGTCGCGGTGTCGGCATGGATGTAGTTCGTAGCAATCTTAAACAAATTCGAGGCGAAATTAGCGTTCACACTGAAGCTGGAGTCGGCACAACGTTTACATTGTCTGTTCCATTCACGCTCTCGACGGTCAAAGTATTGCTCGTTGAAAGTGCAGGAATATTACTTGCATTCCCGACGGATGTCGTTTCTGAATTGTTCTTGCTGCAACCGCATCAAGTCATTCAAACACCCGGTAGTGAAGTGCTGAACTGGCAAGATCACATGGTGCAACTGGTTCGACTTCAAAAATGGTTGAGATTCAACTGTCCGCGCATTCCTCACGGATTTGAAACACCGCCGACGATCGCATCTCAAAGCGTGATCATTCTCGATCAAAATCCACAATGGTTTGGCATTCACATCGATCGCTGTTGGGGTGAACAAGAAGCAACCATTCGGAAAGTCGAAGGCAACTTATCTTTACCGACTGGATTTAGTGGCTGTACGATTCTCGGTGATGGGCGCGTCGTGCCGCTGGTCAATGTTGCGGAACTCTTGCGGTGGATCACAAGCTGTGAGCGATCGGAGGCTCAACCCTCGACAGAAAACGCTTTCCGGGATCAACTTAGAGCCAATTTAACTCAGCGCCCTGAACTTCCTGGAAGCTCAACGCCAACGGTATTAGTTGTAGACGATTCGATCAATGTCCGGCGATTCTTAGCACTCACGCTAGAGCGATCGGGCTACCGAGTCGAGCAAGCAAAAGACGGACAAGACGCGATCGAGCGACTTGAAGCAGGTTTATCTGTCCAAGCGGTGATTTGCGATATTGAAATGCCTCGACTCGATGGCTATGGATTTTTAGCAAAACTGCGATCGGATGGTCAACTTTCACAGCTTCCCGTCATGATGCTGACTTCTCGCAGCGGCGAGAAACACCGGAAACTTGCGGAGAATTTAGGCGCGTCCGCTTATTTTTCAAAACCATATAATGAACAAGTTCTACTCCGAACGCTGGAAAGTATGGTTCAATCGACTGTCACTGTTTAA